In Halovivax gelatinilyticus, the following are encoded in one genomic region:
- the acs gene encoding acetate--CoA ligase, which translates to MSDEPEVELEARLAEQESFDPPSSFTDQANVTDADVRESFAEEWPECWEAAADLLTWDEPYATVLDDSNPPFYEWFTGGSLNASANCLDRHVENGSKNRAAIKWEGEPGETRTYTYGDLLNEVEAFAAALRDLGVEEDDVVTLYLPMIPELPIAMLACARIGAPHSVVFAGFSADALATRMNAAESEYLVTCDGYYRRGDALNHKEKADKGLRGVDHDVETVVVDRLGDELKHFLGASAHDYGDLVDEHAGASVEPVSRDAEDMLFLMYTSGTTGEPKGVKHTTGGYLAYTAWTSRAVLDVKPEDTYWCAADIGWITGHSYIVYGPLALGTTTMMYEGTPDYPERDRLWELVETNDVDVFYTAPTAIRAFMKWGSEYPERRDLSSLRLLGTVGEPINPRAWKWYYKHIGDEGCPIVDTWWQTETGGMMVTTLPGIDTMKPGSAGPPLPGIDATVVDTDGEPVEPGNAGYLTVQQPWPGMLRTLYNNDERFIDEYWREYSDTDSDDPEDWVYFPEDGAKLDDDGYITVLGRVDDVINVSGHRLGTMEIESAIVGVSGVAEAAVVGGTHDVKGEAVYAYVILEDGQEASDAMYDRVVEGVEGAIGPIARPEEVIFTPELPKTRSGKIMRRLLEDVASGDELGDTSTLRNPAVVEEIQSRVSEE; encoded by the coding sequence ATGAGTGACGAACCGGAGGTGGAACTCGAAGCCCGCCTCGCCGAGCAGGAATCGTTCGATCCACCATCATCGTTTACGGACCAGGCCAACGTCACGGACGCCGACGTTCGCGAATCGTTCGCCGAGGAGTGGCCCGAGTGCTGGGAAGCGGCCGCGGACCTGCTCACGTGGGACGAACCGTACGCGACGGTACTCGACGACTCGAATCCGCCGTTCTACGAGTGGTTCACCGGCGGCTCGCTCAACGCCTCGGCCAACTGTCTCGATCGTCACGTCGAGAACGGATCGAAGAATCGAGCGGCGATCAAGTGGGAGGGCGAACCGGGCGAGACACGTACGTACACCTATGGCGACCTCCTGAACGAGGTAGAAGCGTTCGCCGCCGCCCTTCGTGACCTCGGCGTGGAGGAAGACGACGTCGTGACGCTCTATCTGCCGATGATTCCGGAGCTGCCGATCGCTATGCTCGCCTGCGCCCGCATCGGCGCACCCCACAGCGTCGTCTTCGCCGGCTTCTCGGCCGACGCGCTCGCGACTCGGATGAACGCCGCCGAGAGCGAGTACCTCGTCACCTGCGACGGCTACTACCGCCGAGGTGACGCCCTCAACCACAAGGAGAAGGCCGATAAGGGGCTTCGCGGCGTCGATCACGACGTCGAAACGGTCGTCGTCGACCGCCTCGGCGACGAGTTGAAACACTTCCTCGGTGCGAGCGCACACGACTACGGCGACCTCGTCGACGAGCACGCGGGCGCGTCGGTCGAACCCGTCTCGCGCGACGCGGAGGACATGCTCTTTCTCATGTACACCTCGGGGACGACCGGCGAGCCAAAGGGTGTCAAGCACACCACCGGCGGCTACCTCGCGTACACCGCCTGGACGAGCCGGGCCGTCCTAGACGTCAAGCCCGAAGACACCTACTGGTGTGCGGCGGACATCGGCTGGATCACCGGCCACTCCTACATCGTCTACGGGCCGCTCGCGCTCGGGACGACGACGATGATGTACGAGGGGACGCCCGATTACCCCGAGCGCGACCGCCTCTGGGAACTGGTCGAGACGAACGACGTCGACGTCTTCTACACGGCGCCAACCGCGATTCGGGCGTTCATGAAGTGGGGAAGCGAGTACCCCGAGCGCCGCGACCTCTCGAGTCTCCGCCTGCTCGGAACGGTCGGCGAGCCGATCAACCCCCGCGCCTGGAAGTGGTACTACAAACACATCGGGGACGAGGGGTGCCCGATCGTCGACACCTGGTGGCAAACCGAAACCGGCGGTATGATGGTCACAACCCTTCCCGGTATCGACACCATGAAGCCCGGCTCCGCCGGGCCGCCGCTGCCAGGTATCGACGCGACGGTCGTCGATACCGATGGCGAACCCGTCGAGCCGGGCAACGCCGGCTACCTCACCGTCCAGCAACCGTGGCCGGGAATGCTTCGGACGCTGTACAACAACGACGAGCGATTTATCGACGAGTACTGGCGCGAGTACTCGGACACCGACAGCGACGATCCCGAAGACTGGGTCTACTTCCCCGAAGACGGCGCAAAACTGGACGACGACGGCTACATCACCGTCCTCGGCCGGGTCGACGACGTGATCAACGTCTCCGGCCACCGGCTGGGAACGATGGAGATCGAGAGCGCGATCGTCGGCGTCTCCGGCGTGGCCGAAGCCGCCGTCGTCGGCGGCACCCACGACGTCAAGGGCGAAGCCGTCTACGCCTACGTCATCTTAGAAGACGGGCAGGAGGCGTCCGACGCCATGTACGACCGCGTCGTCGAGGGCGTCGAAGGCGCCATCGGCCCGATCGCCCGCCCGGAAGAAGTCATCTTCACGCCCGAACTGCCAAAGACCCGTT